A DNA window from Anaerocolumna sp. AGMB13020 contains the following coding sequences:
- the trxA gene encoding thioredoxin yields the protein MAHKFTDDNFEQEVLKSQVPVLVDFYADWCGPCKMMAPVIEELATDYEGSVKVGKLNVDEAPGISSKYRVMSIPTLLLIKDGEVVDTIVGAVPKAQLTDKLEKIK from the coding sequence ATGGCTCATAAGTTTACAGACGATAATTTCGAACAGGAAGTATTAAAATCACAGGTTCCCGTATTGGTTGATTTTTATGCTGATTGGTGCGGTCCCTGCAAAATGATGGCTCCTGTTATTGAAGAACTGGCAACTGATTATGAAGGCAGTGTGAAAGTGGGTAAGCTGAATGTTGATGAAGCTCCCGGAATCAGCAGCAAATATAGAGTAATGTCCATTCCTACACTTTTATTAATCAAAGACGGAGAAGTAGTGGATACAATTGTTGGTGCAGTGCCAAAAGCTCAGCTTACGGATAAATTAGAGAAAATTAAATAA
- the trmB gene encoding tRNA (guanosine(46)-N7)-methyltransferase TrmB — translation MRLRNIPGSLEEIAKNKYVVHEPEKTKGLWKNYFGNDNPIHIEIGMGKGKFLCQLAQLNPEINYLGIEKYSSVLIRGLEKRKELELNNLFFIRLDAEFINDVFDKGEVDRIYLNFSDPWPKDRHARRRLTSKEFLERYDQFLKPDGEIIFKTDNRPLFDFSLEEVGNAGWILRNYTYDLHHSEYAAGNVMTEYEEKFSGLGNPIHRMVIYREQK, via the coding sequence ATGAGATTAAGAAATATACCGGGTTCATTGGAAGAAATAGCTAAAAATAAATATGTAGTACATGAACCAGAGAAAACAAAAGGACTCTGGAAGAATTATTTTGGAAATGATAACCCGATCCATATTGAGATTGGAATGGGAAAAGGAAAGTTTCTGTGTCAGCTGGCGCAGTTAAATCCAGAGATAAACTACCTGGGGATAGAGAAGTACTCCAGCGTGCTTATCCGCGGACTTGAGAAGAGAAAAGAGCTGGAATTGAATAACCTCTTTTTTATAAGATTAGATGCTGAGTTTATCAATGATGTTTTTGACAAAGGGGAAGTGGATCGAATATATCTGAACTTCTCAGATCCCTGGCCAAAAGACCGGCATGCCAGAAGAAGACTGACCTCAAAGGAATTTCTTGAAAGGTATGACCAGTTCTTAAAACCAGATGGAGAGATTATATTCAAGACGGATAACAGACCTCTCTTTGATTTTTCTCTGGAAGAAGTGGGAAATGCCGGATGGATTCTCAGAAATTATACTTATGATCTTCATCACAGCGAATATGCGGCTGGGAATGTAATGACTGAATATGAAGAGAAGTTTTCAGGGCTGGGAAATCCCATTCATCGAATGGTTATCTATAGAGAGCAAAAATAA